One segment of Streptomyces sp. YIM 121038 DNA contains the following:
- the purE gene encoding 5-(carboxyamino)imidazole ribonucleotide mutase, which translates to MSTSVSSPVVGIVMGSDSDWPVMEAAAKALDEFEIPYEVDVVSAHRMPREMIAYGEEAAGRGLKVIIAGAGGAAHLPGMLASVTPLPVIGVPVPLKYLDGMDSLLSIVQMPAGVPVATVSVGGARNAGLLAARTLAAHDAELLGRMREFQQELNEQATEKGKRLRAKVEGAGSGFGFGK; encoded by the coding sequence ATGAGCACATCCGTGAGCAGTCCCGTCGTCGGCATCGTCATGGGCTCGGACTCCGACTGGCCCGTCATGGAGGCCGCCGCCAAGGCCCTCGACGAGTTCGAGATCCCGTACGAGGTGGACGTGGTGTCCGCGCACCGCATGCCGCGCGAGATGATCGCGTACGGCGAGGAGGCCGCCGGCCGCGGCCTGAAGGTGATCATCGCGGGCGCGGGCGGCGCCGCGCACCTGCCGGGCATGCTGGCGTCGGTGACCCCGCTGCCGGTGATCGGCGTGCCCGTGCCGCTGAAGTACCTCGACGGCATGGACTCCCTGCTCTCCATCGTGCAGATGCCCGCGGGCGTGCCGGTCGCGACGGTCTCGGTGGGCGGCGCGCGCAACGCGGGCCTGCTCGCCGCGCGGACCCTCGCCGCGCACGACGCCGAACTGCTCGGCCGGATGCGCGAGTTCCAGCAGGAGCTGAACGAGCAGGCGACCGAGAAGGGCAAGCGCCTGCGCGCCAAGGTCGAGGGCGCGGGGTCCGGCTTCGGCTTCGGGAAGTGA
- a CDS encoding 5-(carboxyamino)imidazole ribonucleotide synthase — protein MTFPVVGMVGGGQLARMTHEAGIPLGIRFKLLSDTPQDSAAQVVSDVVIGDYRDLDTLRDFARGCDVITFDHEHVPTEHLRALEADGIPVRPGPDALVHAQDKGVMRAKLDELGVPCPRHRIVEDPADVVAFAAEGATEGDGFPVILKTVRGGYDGKGVWVVRSAADAAEPFRAGVPVLAEEMVDFARELAANVVRSPHGQAVAYPVVESRQVDGVCDTVIAPAPDLSDELAGRAQELALRVAQELGVVGHLAVELFETRDGRVLVNELAMRPHNSGHWSQDGAVTSQFANHVRAVLDLPLGDPRPRAKWTVMTNVLGGDYPDMYTAYLHCMARDPQLKIHMYGKDVKPGRKVGHVNTYGDDLDEVLDRARHAAGYLRGTITE, from the coding sequence GTGACGTTCCCGGTAGTCGGCATGGTCGGCGGGGGGCAGCTCGCTCGTATGACCCACGAGGCGGGCATCCCGCTAGGCATCAGGTTCAAGCTCCTCAGTGACACTCCGCAGGATTCCGCGGCGCAGGTCGTCAGCGACGTCGTCATCGGCGACTATCGCGACCTGGACACGCTGCGTGACTTCGCGCGGGGCTGCGACGTGATCACCTTCGATCACGAACATGTACCCACCGAGCATCTACGGGCCCTGGAGGCGGACGGCATCCCCGTGCGCCCGGGGCCCGACGCCTTGGTGCACGCCCAGGACAAGGGGGTGATGCGCGCGAAGCTGGATGAGCTCGGAGTGCCGTGCCCACGCCACCGCATCGTGGAGGACCCGGCGGACGTCGTGGCCTTCGCGGCGGAAGGGGCCACGGAGGGTGACGGCTTCCCGGTCATCCTGAAGACCGTGCGCGGCGGGTACGACGGCAAGGGCGTCTGGGTCGTGCGCTCCGCGGCCGACGCCGCCGAGCCGTTCCGCGCGGGCGTGCCTGTCCTCGCCGAGGAGATGGTCGACTTCGCCAGGGAGCTGGCGGCGAACGTCGTGCGCTCGCCGCACGGCCAGGCCGTGGCGTACCCGGTCGTGGAGTCCCGGCAGGTCGACGGCGTCTGCGACACCGTGATCGCGCCCGCCCCCGACCTCAGCGACGAACTCGCCGGTCGGGCCCAGGAGCTGGCGCTCCGCGTGGCCCAGGAGCTCGGCGTGGTCGGACACCTCGCCGTGGAGCTGTTCGAGACCCGCGACGGCCGCGTCCTGGTCAACGAGCTCGCGATGCGACCGCACAATTCCGGCCACTGGAGCCAGGACGGCGCCGTGACCTCCCAGTTCGCCAACCACGTCCGCGCGGTCCTCGACCTGCCGCTGGGCGACCCGCGCCCGCGCGCGAAGTGGACGGTCATGACGAACGTCCTGGGCGGCGACTACCCCGACATGTACACCGCGTACCTGCACTGCATGGCGCGGGACCCGCAGCTGAAGATCCACATGTACGGCAAGGACGTGAAGCCCGGCCGCAAGGTCGGACACGTCAACACCTACGGCGACGACCTGGACGAGGTCCTCGACCGCGCCCGTCACGCTGCCGGCTACCTCCGAGGAACGATCACCGAATGA
- a CDS encoding GtrA family protein, translating into MTDRGALRVRMDRLTREVAKFGAVGAVGTLVNFAVFNLVRHLTDLQVVRASVIATVVAICCNYVGFRYFTYRDRDKNGRTKELTLFLLFSVVGLVIENGVLYVATYGFEWDSKLQANVFKFLGMGIATLFRFWSYRTWVFRALPARAAVADAESFLEDAPAADGGRPAASGGRRQA; encoded by the coding sequence ATGACGGACCGCGGCGCACTGCGGGTGCGAATGGACCGGCTCACGCGGGAAGTGGCCAAGTTCGGGGCCGTGGGCGCGGTGGGGACGCTGGTGAACTTCGCCGTCTTCAACCTCGTGCGCCACCTCACCGACCTCCAGGTGGTGCGCGCCAGCGTCATCGCGACGGTGGTCGCGATCTGCTGCAACTACGTGGGGTTCCGCTACTTCACCTACCGTGACCGCGACAAGAACGGCCGCACCAAGGAGCTGACGCTCTTCCTGCTGTTCAGCGTCGTCGGCCTGGTGATCGAGAACGGCGTCCTGTACGTCGCGACGTACGGCTTCGAGTGGGACAGCAAGCTCCAGGCGAACGTCTTCAAGTTCCTCGGCATGGGCATCGCCACGCTGTTCCGCTTCTGGTCGTACCGCACCTGGGTGTTCCGGGCGCTGCCCGCGCGCGCCGCGGTCGCCGATGCCGAATCGTTCCTGGAGGACGCCCCGGCGGCCGACGGCGGGCGACCGGCCGCGTCGGGCGGGCGCCGCCAGGCCTGA
- a CDS encoding ATP-binding protein — protein sequence MRRRLINSTLAVVLVVIAVFGVSLVIVETRTISNSAQERVNSEAVRLASIVDSRLISDERVSGAILREQVDTDRYARIDIPGRAPIEVGTRPTGDVIRATEDGEEGEKVTVEEPRTAVTQEVGRTLLIIGGVALLAIIAAVLLAVRQANRLASPLTDLAETAERLGSGDPRPRHRRYGVPELDRVADVLDASAERIARMLTAERRLAADASHQLRTPLTALSMRLEEVAVTDDLDTVKEEATIALTQVERLTDVVERLLTNSRDPRTGSAVSFDLDEVIKQQLEEWRPAYRSAGRAIVSSGKRHLQAVGTPGAVAQVLAALIENSLMHGGGTVALRTRVTGNQAVVEVTDSGPGVPADLGARIFERTISGRNSTGIGLAVARDLAEADGGRLEMLQGKPPVFGLFLSRTPTHREERHEDETVR from the coding sequence GTGCGCCGTCGCCTCATCAACTCGACCCTCGCCGTCGTACTCGTAGTGATCGCCGTCTTCGGCGTCTCACTGGTGATCGTCGAGACCCGCACGATCAGCAACAGCGCCCAGGAACGCGTGAACTCCGAGGCCGTCCGCCTCGCGAGCATCGTGGACAGCCGTCTGATCAGCGACGAGCGCGTCAGCGGGGCGATCCTGCGGGAACAGGTGGACACCGACCGGTACGCCCGCATCGACATCCCGGGCCGCGCCCCCATCGAGGTCGGCACCCGCCCTACGGGCGACGTCATCCGGGCCACGGAGGACGGCGAGGAGGGCGAGAAGGTCACCGTCGAGGAGCCCCGCACCGCCGTCACCCAGGAGGTCGGCCGCACCCTGCTGATCATCGGCGGCGTGGCCCTGCTCGCCATCATCGCCGCGGTCCTGCTCGCCGTACGCCAGGCGAACCGCCTCGCCTCCCCGCTCACGGACCTCGCGGAGACCGCCGAACGCCTTGGCTCGGGCGACCCGCGCCCCCGCCACCGCCGCTACGGCGTACCGGAGCTCGACCGGGTCGCGGACGTCCTGGACGCCAGCGCGGAGCGGATCGCCCGCATGCTCACCGCCGAGCGCCGCCTCGCCGCCGACGCCTCGCACCAGCTGCGCACCCCGCTGACCGCCCTGTCCATGCGCCTGGAGGAGGTCGCCGTGACCGACGACCTGGACACGGTGAAGGAGGAGGCGACGATCGCCCTGACCCAGGTGGAGCGGCTCACCGACGTCGTGGAGCGGCTGCTCACCAACTCCCGCGACCCCCGCACGGGCTCCGCGGTCTCCTTCGACCTGGACGAGGTGATCAAGCAGCAGCTGGAGGAGTGGCGCCCCGCCTACCGCAGCGCGGGCCGCGCCATCGTCAGCTCCGGCAAGCGCCACCTCCAGGCGGTCGGCACGCCGGGCGCGGTCGCCCAGGTCCTCGCGGCGCTGATCGAGAACTCGCTGATGCACGGCGGCGGCACCGTGGCCCTGCGCACCCGCGTCACCGGCAACCAGGCGGTCGTCGAGGTCACGGACAGCGGCCCGGGCGTGCCCGCCGACCTCGGCGCGCGGATCTTCGAGCGCACCATCAGCGGCCGCAATTCGACGGGGATCGGCCTCGCCGTGGCCCGGGATCTGGCCGAAGCGGACGGCGGCCGCCTGGAGATGCTCCAGGGCAAGCCGCCGGTGTTCGGTCTTTTCCTCTCGCGGACGCCGACGCACCGCGAGGAGCGCCACGAGGACGAGACGGTGCGCTGA
- a CDS encoding response regulator transcription factor gives MTRVLLAEDDASISEPLARALRREGYEVEVREDGPTALDAGLQGSVDLVVLDLGLPGMDGLEVARRLRAEGHTVPILILTARADEVDTVVGLDAGADDYVTKPFRLAELLARVRALLRRGATESAQPPATHGVRIDVESHRAWMGEEELQLTAKEFDLLRVLVRDAGRVVTRDQLMREVWDTTWWSSTKTLDMHISWLRKKLGDDAANPRYIATVRGVGFRFEKS, from the coding sequence ATGACCCGTGTACTGCTCGCCGAGGACGACGCGTCCATCTCGGAGCCGCTGGCCCGCGCACTGCGCCGCGAGGGCTACGAGGTCGAAGTGCGCGAGGACGGTCCCACCGCCCTCGACGCCGGGCTGCAGGGCAGCGTGGACCTGGTCGTGCTCGACCTGGGCCTGCCCGGCATGGACGGCCTGGAGGTCGCGAGGCGGCTGCGCGCCGAGGGGCACACGGTGCCGATCCTCATCCTCACCGCGCGCGCCGACGAGGTCGACACGGTCGTCGGGCTCGACGCGGGCGCCGACGACTACGTCACCAAACCGTTCCGGCTCGCCGAGCTGCTCGCCCGGGTCCGGGCCCTGCTGCGGCGCGGCGCCACGGAGTCGGCGCAGCCGCCCGCCACGCACGGGGTGCGGATCGACGTCGAGTCGCACCGGGCCTGGATGGGCGAGGAGGAACTCCAGCTCACGGCGAAGGAGTTCGACCTCCTGCGGGTACTCGTCCGGGACGCGGGCCGGGTCGTCACCCGGGACCAGCTGATGCGCGAGGTCTGGGACACGACGTGGTGGTCCTCCACCAAGACCCTCGACATGCACATCTCCTGGCTCCGCAAGAAGCTCGGCGACGACGCGGCGAACCCCCGCTACATCGCCACGGTCCGAGGAGTCGGCTTCCGCTTCGAGAAGTCGTAG